GTTTTTAGTCGATTAATTTTTAATGATTCTTGCGTTCCTAAAAAACAAAAAAATTGATAACAACATTTTGTTGATTTCTTTAAAAAAAAGTTTTTAAACTCCTCTTTTGTTTCTATAGTTTTATCGTTTAAATATTAATTTTTGTCGATATGCCAAATGAAAAAAAAATTTTTGTACTCGATACTTCGGTCATTATTTATGATCACAATGCGATAAAAAATTTTAAAGAGCACGACGTCGTCGTTCCAATTACCGTTTTGGAAGAATTGGATAATTTCAAAAAGGGAAACGATACCAAAAATTATTCTGCGCGCGAATTTATCCGATACATCGACAAAATATCTGGAAACAACACTTTGCAAGATTGGGTAAAGCTCAATGGCAAAGGACTAGGAATGTTTAAAATCGAAATGCACCAACACGCTTCGCTGGATGCAGAAAAAATTTTTGGCGAACGGAAAGCCGATCATCGCATTTTAAATTCCGCATTGTATCTTTCTGAAATACATCCCGACCGAAAAGTAGTTTTGGTTACGAAGGATATTAATTTACGTATCAAAGCAAAATCACTGAATTTAATTGCGGAAGATTACGAAACTGGAAAAATAAAAGCAGACGAATTATATACTGGAAATACGTTAATCGACAAAGTAGCGGCGGAATCTATCACTGAAATATACGAAAAAGGTTTTTGCAAAGCAGAAACAATTCTCAAAAAAACAAAACCATTTTCCAATCATTATTACATTTTAAAAAATGGACAAAAATCTGTTTTAGCGTATTACAATCCACTTAATGGGAATTTACAAAGAGTGAATAAGGCTGCGGCTTTCGGCATCGAACCGCGTAATGCGGAACAGGCTTTCGCGCTCGACGCCATTTTAAATCCAAAGATTAGTTTAGTAACCATTCAAGGTGTGGCAGGAACTGGGAAAACCTTGTTATCATTGGCTGGCGCATTGGAACAAAAAAGAAATTATCATCAAATATATTTAGCGCGTCCCATCGTTCCGCTTAGTAATAAAGACATTGGTTATTTGCCAGGTGATATTAAATCGAAGCTAAATCCTTACATGGAGCCACTTTGGGATAATCTCAAATACATTAAAAATCAGTTTAACGAAAAGGAAAAAGAATACAAACAAATTACCGAAATGGTAGAAAATGAGAAATTGGTCATTTGTCCGCTCGCTTACATTCGTGGCAGAAGTTTGTCAAATATTTTTTTTATTGTAGATGAAGCCCAAAATCTTACGCCACACGAAGTAAAAACAATTATTACGCGTGCCGGAGAAAACACAAAAATTATTTTTACTGGAGATATTTTTCAAATTGACACACCGTATTTAGATGCTCAAAGTAACGGACTTTCCTACTTAATTGATCGCATAAAAAATCAATCTATTTATGCGCATATCACGCTCGAAAAAGGCGAGCGATCAGAATTAGCGAATTTAGCAAACGAATTTTTATAAGAAAAGAAGGGCTTCAAAAAATTAATTTTTTGAAGCCCAAAAATGAAATTAAAAATTGTATCCGAAAAATTATTTTTTCGAAATTTCTAATTATTAAGCGCAGCTAATTGCGATTTGAAATTAGCCGTTGTAGTTGCACTCAATGTGAAATGTACTGTTTGATTATTCCCAATTGTAATAGGTACAAATGCGCTATATACTTGACCACTTGTATTCAAAGCAACTGCCACTGCTGTACACTGTAACCCTAATGGAGCATACAAATAAGGATAATTTTGTGAGCTTCTTTCGTAAACATGCACCATCGAATTCAAATTAGTGAAAAGAAGAAAAACATAAGCTCCTTGCACATTCGAGCTATTATTTACAAGTGTTAACGATGTTTGAGTATAGGCAGAAAAATATTGAGAATTATCACTATTACACCAACTTCCCGAATCAATTGGAGATTTAAAGTTATATAATGAAAAAACATAATTAGTAAGATTATTATATACAGTATTAATTGTAGTGTCTACAAACCATCCTGTGGTATCACCTGTTGTGGAAGCGAAGCTTCTCATCGCAGTATCAATGGGCCAACCATTTAAAGGTTGCACTACATTTATTGGATTGCTGCCGCTTAACTTAACAGCAACACCTGCTGACTTAGCTCTTATAAAAAATTCACCTCCCGATTTTAAAGGATGACTATTCGACATTGTCGGCATATCCGATAAAAGCATATCACTTTTTGTATAAATATCTTTGAACTCAATTGTTACATTTCCTGTTACCAATGTTCCTGTTTGTGTATAAAAAACATTCGCAGGTACATTTACTATCGTACCTTTTGGAGTTGTAAAACTTCCTCCCGCAGTAGCATTAATAGTATATGTTTGAGTTTGCACTCCGTTTTTTGCAAAAAAATCTTTCATCGAACTGTAAGTATCGGAAGTACTCGAACTTGTTGATGCTGTCGGACTTGAGGGTGTATCTTTTTTACAAGAACTTATCACGAATAACGAAATAATTGCAGTACAAAAAAATATTTTTTGGTATCCACATAATTCAGAAATAAATTTATTTTTCATGGCGTTTTATTTTTTGTTTCTGTAAATGTAATTTAATTAAAACTAAAAAGCAAATCAAGTTTCGTCTAAACTATACACGTCTGAGGGTGTATTTTTTGACTAAAATAACTCTAAATTTTGTTAATAAAGGAGCTTATATTTTAGAAAATATCTTGAAAAATTATTTTTCAAACACGTTTTTTGAGAAAGAAAAGAAGAGCTTCAAAAAATTATTTTTTCAAAAGATTTTTCAGCATCAATTGACGCGCTTGTTCTTTCAACGCAGGCAAATCATCTTGTGTCATTCCTTTTGTTTCGATGGGTGTTTCCCAAATCGCTTTAATGGTTCCGGGCAGTAATTCCAAGGGACGCATCGGTGAATGGTGCTTTTTAGAATCAATAATGGTGAGCACTGCTAACGGAATTTGTGCATCTATCGCCAATCGAAAAGCACCATCTTTAAAATCCAATAAAGGTTCTTTCGTGCGGTTACGAGTTCCTTCTGGACAAAGAAAAATAGAAATATTTTCGTTCAGTGTTCGCTTCATTATTTCGATACTTTTTGATCGATCTTTTCTATCATTGCGATCAACAGAAACGTATAATTTTTTAATGATGTAGCCCAAAAAAGGGACTTTCGTCAGTTCTGCTTTTGCCAAAAACCGAACGGTATTTTCACAAGCAAGTGCGTAAATCGGGACAT
This genomic window from Bacteroidia bacterium contains:
- a CDS encoding PhoH family protein, with the translated sequence MPNEKKIFVLDTSVIIYDHNAIKNFKEHDVVVPITVLEELDNFKKGNDTKNYSAREFIRYIDKISGNNTLQDWVKLNGKGLGMFKIEMHQHASLDAEKIFGERKADHRILNSALYLSEIHPDRKVVLVTKDINLRIKAKSLNLIAEDYETGKIKADELYTGNTLIDKVAAESITEIYEKGFCKAETILKKTKPFSNHYYILKNGQKSVLAYYNPLNGNLQRVNKAAAFGIEPRNAEQAFALDAILNPKISLVTIQGVAGTGKTLLSLAGALEQKRNYHQIYLARPIVPLSNKDIGYLPGDIKSKLNPYMEPLWDNLKYIKNQFNEKEKEYKQITEMVENEKLVICPLAYIRGRSLSNIFFIVDEAQNLTPHEVKTIITRAGENTKIIFTGDIFQIDTPYLDAQSNGLSYLIDRIKNQSIYAHITLEKGERSELANLANEFL
- a CDS encoding lysophospholipid acyltransferase family protein, whose translation is MSFVIIIPCYFFVFTFVPKKDAPYLGHKVSRFWAKFVYFFLLIRVKISGMEKINPSKTYVFIGNHQSQLDVPIYALACENTVRFLAKAELTKVPFLGYIIKKLYVSVDRNDRKDRSKSIEIMKRTLNENISIFLCPEGTRNRTKEPLLDFKDGAFRLAIDAQIPLAVLTIIDSKKHHSPMRPLELLPGTIKAIWETPIETKGMTQDDLPALKEQARQLMLKNLLKK